One segment of Odontesthes bonariensis isolate fOdoBon6 chromosome 1, fOdoBon6.hap1, whole genome shotgun sequence DNA contains the following:
- the ppfibp2a gene encoding liprin-beta-2 isoform X5, giving the protein MINQELQHRTSLENQKLSLTGEVSCLKLKLADMEGKQGHGAERQHKAEVLLKELQILKDKVEHLEDQKLQFEKKLKATKAEISSLQQLLLSKNAEIESLQTQLLARPALTTESSEREEMYRKRLNTKYQELQRLRIGMKSLVAANDEKDRRIEELTLLLNQCRQFREVTHISRQTPSAVCSLSNGRSQSSSSEEGEQGLMKNTDSASAKSDDVKSEVSTNSSSSPQASLLSVQKDSDSRTEPHTLSSSMNDITNGHSPKSGLSDSRSQTLPVNSSLSEQSGNGDSGTEIQSQKSPDGSEDGDSSQRKLERVDDSTSSDNSPVHCGAQTQAGQRAVGSPEYMKNNRSFKRLWGKLRRTQSGGVQAADPDAGQFRRGGLRATAGPRLTRTPESDSACDMNIPFSQWTKEQVCGWLEDYGLGQYVSLSRQWVENGQTLLSATPQDFEKEMGMKHPLHRKKLQLALRAFITKVIEKSSELDYIWVTRWLDDIGLPQYKDQFHEARVDGRMIQYLTVNDLLTLKVTSQLHHLSIKCAIHVLHANKFNPNCLRRRPGEEKQPSPSEVVQWSNHRVMEWLRAVDLAEYAPNLRGSGVHGGLIILEPRFSSETLALLLNIPPQKTLLRRHLATAFATLVGLQATQEKREYGNATGHMPLTTTAKVKPKKLGFTQFSHLRKRKPDESADYICPIDSGGLAVNGVSRFSTVAHRGLSPTLDRQLDKWEPVGVKAQMNGPKQ; this is encoded by the exons ATGATCAACCAG GAGCTCCAGCATAGAACGTCATTGGAGAACCAGAAGCTTAGTCTTACGGGGGAGGTGTCCTGCCTGAAACTGAAGCTGgcagacatggagggaaaacaGGGCCATGGGGCTGAGAGGCAGCACAAAGCAGAG GTCTTACTTAAGGAACTCCAAATTCTCAAGGACAAAGTGGAGCACCTTGAGGATCAGAAGTTGCAGTTTGAGAAGAAGCTCAAAGCTACAAAG GCAGAAATCAGCAGCCTTCAGCAGCTTCTGCTCAGTAAGAACGCTGAGATCGAGAGCTTGCAAACTCAGCTGCTGGCCAGACCTGCTCTAACCACCGAGAGCTCAGAGAGAG AGGAGATGTACAGGAAGAGGCTAAACACCAAAT ATCAAGAGCTGCAGAGACTTAGGATTGGAATGAAGTCACTGGTAGCTGCCAATGATGAAAAG GACCGACGTATTGAAGAACTCACTCTGCTTCTGaatcagtgcagacagttcagagagGTCACTCACATCTCAAGGCAAA CTCCATCTGCTGTTTGTTCCCTGTCAAATGGTCGGAGTCAATCAAGCAGCAGTGAAGAAGGAGAGCAGGGACTGATGAAGAATACAGACTCTGCTAGTGCAAAATCAGATGATGTGAAGTCTGAA GTGTCAACAAACAGTTCTTCCTCCCCACAAGCTTCTCTTCTATCAGTCCAGAAAGACAGTGATTCCAG aacagaaccacacacTTTATCAAGTAGCATGAATGACATAACAAATGGACATTCACCAAAG AGTGGCCTGAGTGATAGCAGAAGTCAAACTCTGCCTGTGAATTCCTCTTTGTCGGAACAAAGTGGAAACGGAGATAGTGGCACTGAAATTCAGAGTCAAAAGTCTCCAGATGGGAGTGAAGATGGAGACTCCAGCCAAA GAAAATTGGAGAGAGTTGATGACAGCACATCCAGTGATAATTCCCCTGTTCATTGTGGGGCACAAACACAGGCTGGCCAGCGAGCTGTGGGCTCCCCAGAATACATGAAGAATAACAGGAGCTTCAAGAGACTCTGGGGAAA ACTTCGAAGAACCCAGTCCGGAGGCGTTCAAGCCGCAGATCCAGATGCTGGCCAGTTTAGAAGAGGGGGCCTGCGTGcaacagcaggacccagactcACCCGAACCCCTGAATCTGACTCTGCATG TGATATGAATATTCCATTCAGCCAGTGGACCAAGGAACAGGTGTGTGGCTGGCTAGAGGACTATGGACTGGGCCAATATGTCAGTCTCTCCAGACAGTGGGTTGAAAATGGGCAGACGCTTCTGTCTGCCACACCTCAGGATTTTGAGAAG GAAATGGGCATGAAGCATCCACTGCACAGGAAGAAGCTGCAGCTGGCTCTCAGAGCATTCATCACTAAAGTTATAGAGAAGTCTTCAGAACTGGACTACATCTGGGTCACCC GCTGGTTGGATGATATCGGTTTGCCTCAGTATAAAGACCAATTCCATGAAGCTCGAGTTGATGGTCGAATGATACAATATCTCACTGTG AATGATCTCTTGACTCTAAAGGTCACTAGTCAGCTTCATCATCTCAGTATTAAATGTGCCATTCATGTCCTTCATGCCAATAAATTTAATCCAAACTGTCTTCGACGGAGGCCAGGCGAGGAG AAACAACCCTCACCATCAGAGGTGGTGCAGTGGTCAAACCACCGAGTAATGGAGTGGCTAAGAGCAGTGGATCTTGCTGAATATGCTCCTAATTTACGGGGCAGCGGCGTTCATGGTGGCTTGATC ATCCTGGAGCCTCGCTTCAGCTCAGAGACCTTGGCCCTGCTCTTAAATATTCCTCCACAGAAGACTTTGCTCCGTCGTCATCTCGCCACAGCCTTTGCCACCCTGGTCGGGCTTCAAGCCACACAAGAGAAACGAGAGTATGGCAATGCCACAGGCCACATGCCCCTCACTACCACAGCTAAAGTAAAA CCAAAGAAGCTGGGCTTCACCCAATTCAGTCACCTTAGAAAGAGGAAACCTGATGAATCTGCTGACTATATCTGCCCAATTGACAGTGGAGGTCTAGCAGTGAATGGAGTTTCACGCTTTTCCACTGTAGCACATCGAGGCCTCAGCCCCACTTTGGACAGACAGTTGGACAAGTGGGAACCAGTGGGGGTAAAAGCTCAAATGAATGGGCCCAAGCAATAA